CACGGGGCGCTCGCCCTTGCGGGCGAAGCTGTTCAGCGCGCCGGCCAGCGCGATGTAGTTGATGTCGTGGCCCGCGGCCTGCGCCAACGGCCCGTCCTGGCCCCAGCCCGTCATGCGCCCGAAGACGAGTCGGGGGTTGCGGGCGAGGCACTCGTCGGGCCCGAGGCCCAGGCGTTCCATGACCCCCGGCCGGAACCCTTCGATGAGCGCGTCGGCCTGCTCGACGAGTCGGAGCACGGTGGCGACGCCGTCGGGGTGCTTGAGGTCCACGGCCACCGAGCGACGGCCACGGTTCAGCACGTCGCGCGCGGGGTCGCCCGCACCGGGTCCGGGACGGTCGACGCGCACCACGTCGGCACCCATGTCGGCCAGCATCATGGCGGTGAACGGGCCCGGCCCGATGCCCGCCATCTCGATCACCCGAAGGCCCTGCAGCGGTCCCATCTCGTCGACGCTACCAACTGCCGATGACGGAGCTACCGTGACGGCGGTGACGTCGATGACGGAGATCGCGGCCGCGTACGCCGGCGGCCGCGCCCGTATCACTCGGCTCGTCGAAGATCTCGACGAGCAGGAGGCCGCCACCATCGTGCCCGGCTGCCCGGCGTGGACGGTGAAGGACGTCGTTGCCCACCTCACCGGGATCTGCAGCGACATCGTGGCCGGGAACATCGAGGGCGTCGCGACCGATCCGTGGACCGCCGCCCAGGTCGACGCCCGCCGGCCCTTGCCCGTGTCGCAGCTCGTGGCCGAGTGGGACGAGGTCGGGCCCCAGGTCGAGGCGATGTTGCACGCGTTCCCGGAGCCGGCGAGGCAGCTCGTCACGGACCTCGCGACGCACGAGCACGACCTGCGCGGCGCGCTAGCGAGGCCCGGCGCCCGCGATTCCGACGCCATCGACATCGGGCTCGCGTTCACGGCGCCGAACTTCGTGATGGCCCTGGCCGATCGCGGCGTGCCCGCGCTCTCCTTGCGCGCCGGTGACCGTGAGTGGACCGCGGAGGGGGCCCGGCCGGTCGCCTCGGTGTCGGGCGACCGCTTCGAGCTGCTGCGGGCGCTGACCGGCCGGCGCAGCACGTCGCAGCTGCGACAGCTGAACTGGGACGGTGACCCCGAGCCCTACCTGCCCGCGTTCGAGTGGGGACCGTTCCACGTGCCCGCGGCGGACGTCGTCGAGTAGAGCACCGCTCTTCTTGTCGTACGTGGCCGTCCGCACGACGGCTGAGTACGTCAAGAACGGCGGCTTTGGCCGACGCGGTCAGTGCTGGTGCGACGGCGGCACGTCGAGCGCGGGGTTGCGGTCGAAGAACCCGAAGGGCTGGAGGGTGAACCCGGCGTACTCGACCGGCATGACCGGCCAGTCCTCGGGCCGGGCGACATGGTTGACGCCGAACGTGTACCAGACCACCACGTCGGTGTTCTCGATCGGGCGGTCGGCGGCCGTCCACTCGGGAAGGCCGGCACCCCCCGCGTGGAGGTTGGGATACCCCGCGGCGCGCCGCTCGTCCGGCGCGTAGGGCGTCACCCACAGGTTGTTGCGGGCGAACCCCGCCCGTCGCGCGACCGCCGAGCTCTCGTCGGCGAGCATCGTGGGCGTGTTGCCGGGCATGAGCCGGTACGCAACCGGACGACCCACCGCGTTGCGACGACCCGGGTTCACGATCATCCACCCGCGGCCGCGCGCGGGGTCGACGACGCGTTGGGCCTCTGATTCACGCGCCAACAGACGCGCGGACGACACCGTCGCGTTGCCGTAGGGGTTGTCGGGGCCCGGCGGTAGCCCGGTGACCTCGGTCTCGTAGACCGAGTTCTCCGGCCCGTCGACGTCGAAGTCGAGCCGGAAGTTGAACAGGTGCTGGTGGTGGGGCGCAGCCAACTGCGGTGCGACGAGCGAGCCGTGGGCGGGCTCCTCACCCGGTGCGACCGCCATCGTCTGGAGGATGCCGGTGAGCTTCACCTCGAGCTGCTTGGTGCCGTCGAGGTAGAAGTACCAGAAGAAGCCGTACTCGTAGTTGCCGACGGTGTGGATGGAGCTCACGACCAGGCGCCGCGACCGGCGCACCTCGGTGGTGAAGGTGTGCATGTCGAAGTGCTTCCAGAGGATCCCGTAGTCCTCCTCGTGCATGCAGATGGCGTTCGGGACCGCCTGGCCCTCGCCCTCCTCGTCGGCGACCGCGGCGTCGAAGTAGTGGATGGTGCCGAGGCAGTCGCACCCGAGCTCGAGCGAGTTCACGAACGGGAAGCGGCCGAGGCCCAGCTCGCCGGAGTCGAAGGCGTTCTTCCAACGGTGCCCGAGCGCGGCCTCGCCGTAGGGCACGACCATCTCGCTGAGCGCGGCGCGGTGCAGGATGGGACGCACCCGGCCCTGGTCCTCGTAACCGACGGTGTGGAGCACGAGCCCGTCGAGCGGGTGCATCGACACGCGGAAGCGCCACTTCTGCCAGTGCACCTCGTTGCCCGTCACCTCGAAGCTCGGCCCCTCGGCCTGCACGATGTCGAGCGGCTTCAGGTCGGTGCGCAGCGCGCCCACGCTCGCGGCGTCGTAGTTGCCGTGCGCCTTCGGCACCGGCACCACACCGTGGTCCTCGACCGAGACCACCTCGCCGTGCTGGACGTCGACGGTGGCGACCACGCCCTCGATCGGATGCGCGTAGCCGTTGTCCGCCGGGTTGTCACGCACGTAGGAGATGACGCGGACCAGCCGCCGGTCGCGCTCGCCCTCGATGCCGAAGTTGCCTGCCGGCCAGGGGTCGAGCTGGAGGCTGTCGAGGTCGGTGATGCCCCGCTTGGCCAGCGCGTCGACGTAACGGGGGTCGGCCTTGGTCAGCTCGATCGCGCCCATCATCTCGCCCAGCAGGTTCATGGCCTGGTCGTCGGAGCGCACCCACGACACGACCTCGCGGCGCGTGAGTGACACGACCGCTTCGTACGTGCCGCCGGTGGCGTGGTCGACCACCAGCGCGCCCGCCTCGCGCTCGACGGTGTCGCCCGGCGCGAAGTCGCGCACGACCTCCTTGACCGGCTCGTGCAGGGTGATGGCGGCGAAATGGGCCCGGTCGCCGACGTGCCCGCTCGCGCGCAGGATCGCAGCAGTGGCAGAGATCTCCTCGACCGTCAACGGCTCGAGCGGGTGCTCGACGATGGTCGTCTCGGATACGGCAGTCATGGCTTCATCCTCCGAACAGGCGGCGTGGGTTGTCGACGAGCATCGAGGTCCACGTGGCGCGCTCGACACCCCGCGCCTCGAGCCTCGGCCAGAAGTCGGTGAACATGTACGTGTGGGTGCGGCGGTAGAGCTGGTCGAGCACCATCGGCAGCACCGCCTGCAGCAACTCCTCGGGAACCGCGTACGGGAGGCGTGGTGACCGGAGGCAGCAGCCGTGGTCCTGGCTGAGGCACACGCGGTCGGCGTGACCGGCCTGGATGAGGGCGACGACGAGGTCGGCCTGCCGGTCGTCGGGAACGAGCAACTCGATGCCGATGCGATCGAACCCCACGAACGACCCGCGCTCGGCGATCGCGACGTGGCCGGCGGAGTCGCGTGCCTGGCCCTGGTGGCCGATGAGACACCGGCCCAGGTCGACGCCGTGCTCGGCCAGGATGTCCTGCTGCACGTCGCCACCGATGGAGTTCTCGCAGTGGCTGATGATCGCGAGACCCGACTCGACCGCCGCCATCGCCGCCGCCGCGATCACCTTGCGGTCGTGCTCGCCGGGCGGATCGTTCGAGGCGATCTTGATGGCGCCCGGCCTGATGCCCGTCGAGCCGATCCCGTTGCGGATCTCGTGGAGGTAGAGCTCCGCGACCTCCTCGGCCGAGCGGACCCGCCAGTAATAGGGGATCCCGATTCCCTGGTGGTAGAAGCCCGTGGTGCAGACGATCTGCATGCCGGAACGCTCGGCCACCTCGGCCATCAGCTCGGGGTCACGACCCAGGTCGATCGGACACGGGTCGACGAAGGTGCGCACGCCGTGCTCGGCCAGTCCGGCCATGCGCTCGACCGCGGTCTCGACGCACGCGGCGCGGTCCCAATGACCGGTGGGGTCGAGCTCGTCGCCCGGATAGGCGACGCGGATGTGCTCGTGCACGAGCGTTGGTCCGAGCTCGGCCGCGTCAACCGGGCCGGTGACGGTGTGCACGGTCGCCATGGAGGCGGACGCTAGTCCGACGCCGCGCGGCTCACCCCGTGCGCCGGACCAGACGGGCTCGCCCGATCACCGAGCCGCCTGCCGTGCGCAACGAAACGGTGTCGTAAACCGCGAGATCGCGACGCCCCGACCACGACAGGTTGACGGTGCCGGCCTCACCCGGCGCGAGCGCGCCGAAGCAGGCGGGAGCGACACCATTGCCCGACAGGCACAGGCGGGCGCCCGTGCGGGCGTGCCCGTAGGCCATGATCCACGAGACGACGCGGTTCGAGTCGTAGACGATCACGTCGAGGTCACCGGTCTGCGCGATGCGGAGATGGCCGCGGTGGCCGTAGCTCACCGTCTCGACGAAACGGGCCGAGCGTGCCTCGGACGGGTGCGTGCGCGTGCGGGAGACGACGAACGCCGCCGCGAGCACCACGACGATCAACGCGCCCACGAGCACCAGGCGCGACCGCCGCCGCCGGGCCCGCTGGTCGGTCACGAACCGGCGCAGCACCGCGGTCCTCGTTTCGGGCGAGAGCGACATCAGACCCACCTGTGCGCCGCGAGCGCGTTGCGCAGCTCGGCGTACGCTGCCCGGGCGCGGCTCTTCGCGGTCCCCTCGGGCACGCCGAGACGCGCCGCGGTCTGCACGAGCGTGAAGCCGTCGAGCACGTGCTCGACGACCGCGCGGCGGTCCCCCGACAGCTCCCCGATCGCCGACTGCACGGCCGCCTGGACGTCGCGACGCTCGGCGGTCTCAGCCGGCCCCCCGGCTGCGTCGGCCCGTTCGATGCGCTCGGTCGACGCGGGTGTGGTGCGGCGGCGCAGCAAGCCCAGCGCCACGTTGCGCGCGATGCGGTGGGCCCAGGCTTCGAGCGTGCCGCGCCGCGCGTCGAAGCGGCCCGCGTTGCGCCACACCCGCTCGAAGGTGTCCTGCACGACGTCGTCCGCCGACGCGGCTCCCACGAGGCGCACGGCCTGCGCGTGGATCCCGGGCGCCAGGCGGTCGTACACGACACCCATCGCTTCCTCGGACCCGGCGGCGAGCGCCTCCATGAGGATCTCGTCCTCGACGATCGTGTCTTCGTCGGAGTTGCGCGGCACGACCCGACGTTACGTTGTGGCGTGAGCGAGGTGCGGGTCGACCCCCTGACCGGCGCGCCGGTCGTGATCGTGGGACCGCGCCAGGACCGGCCCAACCTCCCGGCCGACACCTGTCCCTTCTGCCCCGGCGGGCTCGAGGCGCCGGAGCCC
This is a stretch of genomic DNA from Actinomycetota bacterium. It encodes these proteins:
- a CDS encoding primary-amine oxidase, producing MTAVSETTIVEHPLEPLTVEEISATAAILRASGHVGDRAHFAAITLHEPVKEVVRDFAPGDTVEREAGALVVDHATGGTYEAVVSLTRREVVSWVRSDDQAMNLLGEMMGAIELTKADPRYVDALAKRGITDLDSLQLDPWPAGNFGIEGERDRRLVRVISYVRDNPADNGYAHPIEGVVATVDVQHGEVVSVEDHGVVPVPKAHGNYDAASVGALRTDLKPLDIVQAEGPSFEVTGNEVHWQKWRFRVSMHPLDGLVLHTVGYEDQGRVRPILHRAALSEMVVPYGEAALGHRWKNAFDSGELGLGRFPFVNSLELGCDCLGTIHYFDAAVADEEGEGQAVPNAICMHEEDYGILWKHFDMHTFTTEVRRSRRLVVSSIHTVGNYEYGFFWYFYLDGTKQLEVKLTGILQTMAVAPGEEPAHGSLVAPQLAAPHHQHLFNFRLDFDVDGPENSVYETEVTGLPPGPDNPYGNATVSSARLLARESEAQRVVDPARGRGWMIVNPGRRNAVGRPVAYRLMPGNTPTMLADESSAVARRAGFARNNLWVTPYAPDERRAAGYPNLHAGGAGLPEWTAADRPIENTDVVVWYTFGVNHVARPEDWPVMPVEYAGFTLQPFGFFDRNPALDVPPSHQH
- a CDS encoding RNA polymerase sigma factor; translated protein: MPRNSDEDTIVEDEILMEALAAGSEEAMGVVYDRLAPGIHAQAVRLVGAASADDVVQDTFERVWRNAGRFDARRGTLEAWAHRIARNVALGLLRRRTTPASTERIERADAAGGPAETAERRDVQAAVQSAIGELSGDRRAVVEHVLDGFTLVQTAARLGVPEGTAKSRARAAYAELRNALAAHRWV
- a CDS encoding maleylpyruvate isomerase family mycothiol-dependent enzyme, whose product is MSASIMAVNGPGPMPAISITRRPCSGPISSTLPTADDGATVTAVTSMTEIAAAYAGGRARITRLVEDLDEQEAATIVPGCPAWTVKDVVAHLTGICSDIVAGNIEGVATDPWTAAQVDARRPLPVSQLVAEWDEVGPQVEAMLHAFPEPARQLVTDLATHEHDLRGALARPGARDSDAIDIGLAFTAPNFVMALADRGVPALSLRAGDREWTAEGARPVASVSGDRFELLRALTGRRSTSQLRQLNWDGDPEPYLPAFEWGPFHVPAADVVE